Proteins encoded together in one Salvelinus namaycush isolate Seneca chromosome 26, SaNama_1.0, whole genome shotgun sequence window:
- the LOC120021331 gene encoding myocyte-specific enhancer factor 2C-like isoform X2: MGRKKIQIARIMDERNRQVTFTKRKFGLMKKAYELSVLCDCEIALIIFNSTNKLFQYASTDMDKVLLKYTEYNEPHESRTNSDIVETLRKKGLNGFDSPDIEADDSAGQSPESEDKYRKINDDIDLMISRQRLCALPPSNYDMVGSIQGQNNSGLLYSQPGAGGSLGNHNLLPLLHTQLGLQRNSMSPGPQHTHRPPSAGNAGGMMVSELSNTVSNTGNGSYSNHPHSPGLLSPGCVSKGMQAKTPPLMTSMTLSGNRKPDLRTLLPPGNKNNMPSVNQRINHSQSAQSLATPVVSIATPTLPGQGMGGYPSALSTSYGTEYSLGDLSSLSGFGGNGSGSLHLGSVTGWQQQQLQNMQHSALGHMGNLCQNSNLNLQNVHQNLHIKSEPASPPRDRGIGFVSGGMGAVSQGYLTNQGPAEAGRSPGDSLSSCGSSYDGSDREDHRGNDNFLLRPMSNQEEHHSPSVKRMRLSEGWAT; encoded by the exons ATGGGGAGGAAAAAGATCCAGATAGCACGGATTATGGATGAACGCAACAGACAG GTGACGTTCACCAAGCGGAAGTTTGGCCTGATGAAGAAGGCGTACGAGCTGAGCGTGCTGTGTGACTGTGAGATCGCCCTCATCATCTTCAACAGCACCAACAAGCTGTTCCAGTACGCCAGCACCGACATGGACAAGGTCCTGCTCAAATACACAGAGTACAACGAACCTCACGAGAGCAGGACCAACTCTGACATCGTGGAG actctgCGAAAGAAGGGTCTAAATGGCTTTGACAGTCCCGACATCGAGGCAGACGACTCTGCTGGTCAGAGCCCCGAATCAGAGGACAAATACCGCAAGATCAACGACGACATCGACCTCATGATCAGCAGACAGAGACTCTGT GCTCTCCCACCCTCTAACTACGACATGGTTGGCTCCATCCAGGGCCAAAATAACAGCGGACTACTCTACTCTCAACCTGGGGCGGGCGGTTCCTTAGGAAACCACAATCTGCTGCCCCTCTTGCACACACAACTTGGGCTGCAGAGGAACAGCATGTCGCCTGGACCTCAACACACACACCGACCCCCCAGCGCTGGAAACGCAGGAGGGATGATGGTCTCAGAGCTGTCTAACACCGTCTCTAACACTG GTAATGGTAGCTATAGTAACCACCCTCACTCTCCGGGGCTGCTGTCTCCGGGATGTGTGTCCAAAGGCATGCAGGCCAAGACTCCGCCCCTGATGACCTCCATGACCCTGAGTGGTAACCGCAAGCCAGACCTCCGCACGCTGCTGCCCCCTGGCAACAAAAACAACATGCCCTCCGTC AACCAGAGAATAAACCACTCCCAGTCTGCCCAGTCTTTGGCTACTCCTGTGGTCTCCATAGCAACACCTACTCTGCCCGGGCAGGGTATGGGAGGGTACCCCtctgccctctccacctcctaTGGCACAG AGTACTCTCTGGGTGACCTGAGCTCTCTGTCAGGCTTCGGAGGGAACGGCTCTGGATCACTTCACCTGGGATCAGTAACAGGCTGGCAGCAACAACAGCTACAGAACATGCAGCACTCAGCACTAGGACACatggg aAACCTTTGTCAGAACTCCAACCTCAACCTCCAGAATGTCCATCAGAACCTTCACATCAAGTCAGAGCCCGCCTCCCCGCCCAGAGATCGAGGCATCGGATTTGTCAGCGGAGGGATGGGGGCCGTGTCCCAGGGCTACCTAACAAATCAGGGCCCAGCCGAGGCAGGGCGGTCTCCTGGCGACAGCCTATCCAGCTGTGGGAGCTCATACGACGGCAGCGACCGCGAGGATCACCGCGGAAACGACAACTTCCTGCTGCGCCCGATGTCCAATCAGGAGGAACACCACAGCCCGTCCGTCAAACGCATGCGCCTATCAGAAGGCTGGGCTACATGA
- the LOC120021331 gene encoding myocyte-specific enhancer factor 2C-like isoform X1, with amino-acid sequence MGRKKIQIARIMDERNRQVTFTKRKFGLMKKAYELSVLCDCEIALIIFNSTNKLFQYASTDMDKVLLKYTEYNEPHESRTNSDIVETLRKKGLNGFDSPDIEADDSAGQSPESEDKYRKINDDIDLMISRQRLCQALPPSNYDMVGSIQGQNNSGLLYSQPGAGGSLGNHNLLPLLHTQLGLQRNSMSPGPQHTHRPPSAGNAGGMMVSELSNTVSNTGNGSYSNHPHSPGLLSPGCVSKGMQAKTPPLMTSMTLSGNRKPDLRTLLPPGNKNNMPSVNQRINHSQSAQSLATPVVSIATPTLPGQGMGGYPSALSTSYGTEYSLGDLSSLSGFGGNGSGSLHLGSVTGWQQQQLQNMQHSALGHMGNLCQNSNLNLQNVHQNLHIKSEPASPPRDRGIGFVSGGMGAVSQGYLTNQGPAEAGRSPGDSLSSCGSSYDGSDREDHRGNDNFLLRPMSNQEEHHSPSVKRMRLSEGWAT; translated from the exons ATGGGGAGGAAAAAGATCCAGATAGCACGGATTATGGATGAACGCAACAGACAG GTGACGTTCACCAAGCGGAAGTTTGGCCTGATGAAGAAGGCGTACGAGCTGAGCGTGCTGTGTGACTGTGAGATCGCCCTCATCATCTTCAACAGCACCAACAAGCTGTTCCAGTACGCCAGCACCGACATGGACAAGGTCCTGCTCAAATACACAGAGTACAACGAACCTCACGAGAGCAGGACCAACTCTGACATCGTGGAG actctgCGAAAGAAGGGTCTAAATGGCTTTGACAGTCCCGACATCGAGGCAGACGACTCTGCTGGTCAGAGCCCCGAATCAGAGGACAAATACCGCAAGATCAACGACGACATCGACCTCATGATCAGCAGACAGAGACTCTGT CAGGCTCTCCCACCCTCTAACTACGACATGGTTGGCTCCATCCAGGGCCAAAATAACAGCGGACTACTCTACTCTCAACCTGGGGCGGGCGGTTCCTTAGGAAACCACAATCTGCTGCCCCTCTTGCACACACAACTTGGGCTGCAGAGGAACAGCATGTCGCCTGGACCTCAACACACACACCGACCCCCCAGCGCTGGAAACGCAGGAGGGATGATGGTCTCAGAGCTGTCTAACACCGTCTCTAACACTG GTAATGGTAGCTATAGTAACCACCCTCACTCTCCGGGGCTGCTGTCTCCGGGATGTGTGTCCAAAGGCATGCAGGCCAAGACTCCGCCCCTGATGACCTCCATGACCCTGAGTGGTAACCGCAAGCCAGACCTCCGCACGCTGCTGCCCCCTGGCAACAAAAACAACATGCCCTCCGTC AACCAGAGAATAAACCACTCCCAGTCTGCCCAGTCTTTGGCTACTCCTGTGGTCTCCATAGCAACACCTACTCTGCCCGGGCAGGGTATGGGAGGGTACCCCtctgccctctccacctcctaTGGCACAG AGTACTCTCTGGGTGACCTGAGCTCTCTGTCAGGCTTCGGAGGGAACGGCTCTGGATCACTTCACCTGGGATCAGTAACAGGCTGGCAGCAACAACAGCTACAGAACATGCAGCACTCAGCACTAGGACACatggg aAACCTTTGTCAGAACTCCAACCTCAACCTCCAGAATGTCCATCAGAACCTTCACATCAAGTCAGAGCCCGCCTCCCCGCCCAGAGATCGAGGCATCGGATTTGTCAGCGGAGGGATGGGGGCCGTGTCCCAGGGCTACCTAACAAATCAGGGCCCAGCCGAGGCAGGGCGGTCTCCTGGCGACAGCCTATCCAGCTGTGGGAGCTCATACGACGGCAGCGACCGCGAGGATCACCGCGGAAACGACAACTTCCTGCTGCGCCCGATGTCCAATCAGGAGGAACACCACAGCCCGTCCGTCAAACGCATGCGCCTATCAGAAGGCTGGGCTACATGA